The genomic interval GTACGCCCCCAGGAGCCTTCACCCTTACGCCCGAAGGCTGCGGTGAACCGCGCAGGCGAGCGCTCTGAGAGAATAGGGCTTCTGGAGCACACCCACAGCTCCCTCTAATCTCTCGGCCACCTGCTTCGGATCGTATCCGGTCACAAGTAAGATTTTCGCCTGTGGATCCATTTTCCGCAACTCGGCGAGGGCGTGATGGCCGCTCACGTGCGGCATGACGACATCGAGCAGGACCAACCGGATGTCGCCGCGATGGGAGGCGTACAGCTCGAGGGCTTCCTGCCCGTTCCTCGCACAAAGGACACGGTAGCCCAACGTCTCCAACATGCGTTGT from Blastocatellia bacterium carries:
- a CDS encoding response regulator, which produces LPHIFEPFFTTKEVGKGTGLGLSVVYGIIKAHGGWVDVESTVGQGTRFHLYLPQADHPVEPESVIRDDIPFGQGEMILLVEDEPMVMDVGQRMLETLGYRVLCARNGQEALELYASHRGDIRLVLLDVVMPHVSGHHALAELRKMDPQAKILLVTGYDPKQVAERLEGAVGVLQKPYSLRALACAVHRSLRA